A single genomic interval of Chloroflexota bacterium harbors:
- the pstC gene encoding phosphate ABC transporter permease subunit PstC — protein sequence MNSTGNLAPNRGASRGTFIQYRARHVISWVTGILFTSLSTLIVILVPALLGALLVRSWTLVSAIPLPRLLIGTEWRPLSGAFGFAPFIAGSLWVTAIALAVAVPVALLGAIYLAEYAHPRTRTSLKPLIELLAGIPSVVYGLWGILVIVPVVRQLAAFTRTDNPTGYSVLSGGLVLAVMVIPFILALSEEVLRAVPQGLREATLALGATQWEVVKHVLLRQARSGIIAAVVLGFARAFGETLAVLMVVGNVVQLPRSPFDAAYTLPALIANNFGEMMSIPLYDAALMTAALILFLIVFSFNFGARLVLRRVGGTDDVSQ from the coding sequence ATGAATTCCACCGGGAACCTTGCTCCGAACCGAGGCGCGAGCAGAGGAACATTCATACAATACCGCGCTCGCCACGTCATCTCGTGGGTGACAGGGATACTGTTCACCAGCCTGTCCACTTTGATCGTGATCCTGGTTCCCGCGCTCTTGGGGGCCTTGCTTGTGCGCTCCTGGACTCTCGTGAGCGCTATCCCTCTGCCACGACTTCTAATCGGCACCGAGTGGCGCCCCCTCTCCGGCGCTTTTGGCTTTGCCCCTTTCATTGCAGGCAGCCTATGGGTGACAGCGATCGCCCTCGCAGTTGCCGTGCCAGTGGCCCTGCTCGGCGCCATCTATCTGGCCGAATACGCACACCCACGGACCAGGACCTCGCTTAAGCCACTTATTGAACTGCTGGCCGGCATTCCATCGGTAGTCTATGGCCTCTGGGGGATATTGGTCATCGTCCCCGTGGTGCGCCAACTGGCGGCATTTACCAGAACAGACAACCCCACTGGCTACAGCGTGCTTAGTGGTGGATTGGTGTTGGCGGTAATGGTAATCCCCTTCATCCTAGCGCTGAGCGAGGAGGTTCTACGTGCTGTGCCCCAGGGTTTGCGCGAGGCAACCCTGGCATTAGGGGCAACGCAATGGGAAGTGGTGAAACACGTCCTTCTGAGACAAGCGCGCAGTGGGATCATCGCTGCAGTGGTATTGGGCTTCGCGCGGGCTTTCGGCGAGACGCTGGCGGTGTTGATGGTAGTCGGCAATGTAGTACAACTGCCGCGCTCACCCTTCGACGCAGCTTATACCTTGCCCGCCCTGATCGCCAACAATTTCGGCGAAATGATGTCCATCCCATTGTATGATGCAGCACTGATGACCGCCGCGTTGATCCTTTTCCTGATCGTGTTTTCCTTCAACTTTGGCGCACGCCTCGTTTTGCGGAGGGTAGGAGGTACTGACGATGTCAGCCAATGA
- a CDS encoding Rrf2 family transcriptional regulator has product MKLSTRGEYAARAVMEIALRGSQRPVKIRDIAQRQDIPLKYLESILLTLQRAGVVRSKRGANGGYYLARPAEAITVGEVIRAMDGPLAPIGCVSVSAYEFCPREGICGLKWVWQETRNAIAEVLDNTTFAEVCERAPKR; this is encoded by the coding sequence ATGAAACTCTCGACCCGGGGTGAATACGCAGCGCGGGCGGTCATGGAAATCGCCCTCCGGGGGAGTCAACGCCCGGTGAAAATCCGCGACATCGCCCAGCGCCAGGATATCCCTCTCAAGTATCTGGAATCCATCCTGCTCACTTTGCAGCGCGCAGGTGTCGTGCGCAGCAAACGCGGGGCCAACGGCGGATATTATTTGGCTCGTCCAGCGGAGGCTATTACGGTCGGCGAGGTCATTCGGGCCATGGATGGACCTCTCGCACCGATTGGTTGCGTGAGCGTAAGCGCCTACGAGTTCTGTCCCCGGGAAGGCATCTGTGGCCTCAAATGGGTGTGGCAGGAAACACGGAATGCGATCGCGGAAGTTTTAGATAACACTACTTTCGCCGAGGTATGTGAGAGAGCGCCGAAACGTTAG
- a CDS encoding PstS family phosphate ABC transporter substrate-binding protein encodes MRRCTLFYALLSIVLALTSAVGCREKQQITGSTTENTGKPISISGAYALYPMVVRWSEEYKARHPGIQFDVQAGGAGKGMTDVLAGAVDIAMISRSIKEVEVEQGAVPFAVCKDAVVFVVNAQNPVLDLLSAHGLTKEQLARLFLNPEPITWGALLGTGHTERVNVYTRADSCGAAEMVAKYLGVEAQEDLHGIAVNGDPGVAEAVRRDPLGIGYNNIGFAYDLTTGVAVSGLQVVPLDLNGNYQLDPDESFYATKTDIVAAIAAGRYPSPPARALYLVTKGSPDPVEADFIRWVLTDGQAFVDEVGYVSLPETVLQTELGRLP; translated from the coding sequence ATGCGACGATGTACGTTGTTCTATGCTTTATTGTCCATCGTACTGGCTTTGACTTCAGCGGTGGGTTGTAGGGAAAAGCAGCAGATTACAGGCTCTACCACCGAGAATACAGGTAAACCTATCTCCATTTCTGGCGCGTATGCTCTCTACCCCATGGTCGTGCGCTGGAGTGAAGAGTACAAAGCCCGCCATCCAGGCATCCAGTTCGACGTACAGGCTGGTGGTGCAGGCAAGGGTATGACCGATGTGCTGGCCGGGGCTGTGGACATAGCCATGATCTCGCGGAGCATCAAAGAAGTGGAAGTAGAGCAGGGCGCAGTGCCCTTCGCCGTCTGCAAGGATGCCGTGGTCTTTGTGGTCAACGCACAGAACCCCGTGTTGGACTTGCTATCAGCGCACGGCCTGACGAAAGAGCAGTTGGCGCGGCTCTTTCTTAACCCGGAACCCATTACTTGGGGTGCACTTCTGGGCACTGGTCATACTGAGCGGGTCAACGTTTACACCCGCGCGGATTCTTGCGGCGCGGCCGAGATGGTTGCCAAGTATCTGGGTGTGGAGGCACAGGAAGATTTGCACGGGATTGCTGTAAATGGCGACCCCGGTGTAGCCGAAGCAGTGCGTCGAGATCCACTAGGCATCGGCTACAACAACATTGGCTTCGCTTACGACCTGACGACTGGGGTAGCGGTTTCTGGGCTTCAGGTGGTGCCACTTGACCTAAACGGCAACTATCAACTCGATCCAGATGAATCCTTCTATGCTACCAAAACCGACATTGTGGCTGCTATCGCTGCTGGGCGCTACCCCTCACCGCCGGCTCGCGCGCTTTACCTGGTAACGAAAGGTTCCCCAGATCCCGTTGAGGCAGATTTCATCCGCTGGGTGTTGACGGATGGACAAGCATTTGTGGACGAGGTGGGCTACGTCAGCCTACCCGAGACAGTACTGCAAACTGAATTGGGGCGTCTGCCATGA
- a CDS encoding ABC transporter permease subunit, which translates to MSANERSRLRQRYREGRLMYFLMRVALALIVGILGLIVGVIAWRGARELNWEMLTQPPTAGYYLGGGGGICNAILGSWWLAVGATFTAFLLSLPLVLFLNVYARRNGFINRLAVVTRLSLDILWGIPSIVYGIFGFALMLAVGLRASLLGGIIALTLVELPILARSLDEVLRLAPEELYTGTLALGATPLEYAQVLLRQAAPSVPTALLLAFGRGIGDAAAVLFTAGYTDRLPGGLLEPVASLPLAVFFQLATPFPATQARAYAAALVLTIIVLTTGVLGRALSARLSRYVVR; encoded by the coding sequence ATGTCAGCCAATGAACGCTCACGCCTTCGGCAGCGCTATCGAGAAGGCCGCTTGATGTACTTTTTGATGCGGGTGGCATTGGCATTGATCGTGGGCATACTTGGACTGATTGTGGGAGTGATCGCCTGGCGCGGGGCGCGCGAACTAAACTGGGAGATGCTCACGCAGCCGCCCACAGCCGGCTATTACCTAGGTGGGGGTGGCGGTATCTGCAACGCGATACTGGGTTCTTGGTGGCTTGCAGTAGGGGCAACGTTCACAGCCTTTTTGCTGAGCCTGCCCCTGGTCCTGTTCCTTAATGTCTATGCCCGCCGAAACGGTTTTATAAACCGGTTAGCAGTGGTCACGAGATTGTCACTAGACATCCTGTGGGGCATACCCTCCATCGTATATGGTATTTTCGGCTTCGCGCTCATGCTGGCTGTGGGCTTGCGAGCCTCACTCTTAGGTGGCATTATCGCCTTAACACTAGTGGAATTGCCCATCCTTGCCCGCAGTCTGGATGAGGTGCTGCGTCTCGCCCCTGAGGAACTCTATACCGGTACCTTGGCCCTAGGGGCGACGCCGCTGGAGTATGCGCAAGTGCTCCTTCGCCAGGCAGCACCTAGCGTGCCAACCGCTCTCCTGCTGGCTTTCGGGCGGGGTATTGGTGATGCGGCGGCAGTGCTGTTTACGGCAGGCTACACGGACCGCCTGCCGGGCGGGCTGCTTGAGCCGGTAGCCTCGTTGCCCCTGGCGGTGTTTTTCCAACTGGCGACACCGTTCCCGGCCACTCAGGCCCGGGCTTACGCCGCAGCGCTTGTACTGACCATCATTGTATTGACTACCGGCGTGCTCGGTCGGGCATTAAGCGCTCGTTTGAGCCGCTACGTAGTGCGATAA